The following are from one region of the Nicotiana tabacum cultivar K326 chromosome 3, ASM71507v2, whole genome shotgun sequence genome:
- the LOC107781171 gene encoding uncharacterized protein LOC107781171 — translation MGICSSYESTSVATVKLILHDGRLQEFSYPVKASYLLQNDPTIFICNSDEMDFGDVVSAISAEEELQLGQLYFALPLSRLKCRLQAEEMAALAVKASSALNNSGDGEKCLILFEKGGGKFSKKVVDNSGSRGRNNRGGSARRKKFTAKLSAINE, via the coding sequence ATGGGCATATGCAGTTCATACGAATCGACATCAGTTGCTACTGTCAAATTAATACTACATGACGGAAGGTTACAAGAGTTCTCTTATCCAGTGAAGGCTTCATACTTGTTACAAAATGACCCTACAATCTTTATTTGTAACTCCGACGAAATGGATTTCGGAGACGTAGTTTCTGCCATTAGTGCCGAAGAAGAGCTTCAACTAGGTCAACTATATTTTGCTCTGCCTTTGAGCCGACTGAAATGTAGGCTTCAGGCTGAGGAAATGGCTGCATTAGCTGTGAAGGCTAGTTCTGCGTTAAATAATAGTGGTGACGGTGAGAAATGTTTAATTCTATTTGAAAAAGGTGGTGGAAAATTTTCCAAGAAAGTGGTGGATAACAGTGGTTCTAGAGGGAGAAACAATCGGGGTGGCAGCGCCAGGAGAAAGAAGTTCACGGCGAAGTTGAGTGCAATAAATGAGTAG
- the LOC142179456 gene encoding uncharacterized protein LOC142179456: MSTDENEPFAVLEEIPLQLHMWWNDLGKGSRGTVIKVLGGLVGLLNIKPRLDVIEALIPFWDPTRNVFHFSDFELTPTLEEIAGYTGLSGNFRSRYPVSPRPVSPHKFLDMLSISRDIQDGNLSEGFCTFQFLYQRYGNPQGFEAPNTGLTHAENKDKWEARRDLVFIVAFLGVIICPRKDGNIELGLVGMVDVAIKKANGTLVPLILSEIYRALTICLEGGKFFQGCNLLLQLWILEHLCHRVGYMNYGMTSLDCIKEFESRVVGVEFPEGTKAWFAHLSSLTSDKIEWTFGWLPATEVVYMSAKLCYFLLMGIRSIQPYTPHRVLRQLVRFQTVPHDEDLSVHVVELGPKAVFPEGRVRQVWNECRFLEPKTMVRDLARGEVEPNYMVWFGKRFQIPREPERPAKRPHVQ, translated from the coding sequence atgagcacagatgaAAACGAACCCTTCGCAGTTCTTGAAGagatccccttacagctccacatgtggtggaatgacctagGAAAAGGTAGCCGAGGAACTGTGATAAAAGttttgggtggtcttgtcggacttttgaacatcaagccaagattggacgtgattgaagccttgatacctttttgggatccgactcgcaatgtgtttcacttttctgattttgagctcacacccacgCTAGAGGAAATTGCGGGTTACACCGGCCTTAGCGGAAACTTTAGAAGTCGGTACCCGGTGTCACCGAGACCAGTATCTCCTCACAAGTTTCTggatatgttgagtattagccgGGATATTCAGGATGGGAATTTATCTGAAGGGTTTTGCACTTTTCAGTTCCTGTACCAACGCTATGGCAATCCCCAAGGTTTCGAAGCACCAAATACTGGTCTGACTCATGccgaaaataaagataaatgggaggcaaggcgggatttggtttttatagtagcattcttgggtgttaTAATATGTCCGCGAAAAGACGGcaacatagaattgggcctcgtgggaatggttgatgtcgcaatcaagaaagctaatggcactttggttcccctgatcttatctgagatttaccgagctttgaccatctgtctagaagggggaaaattcttccaaggctgcaacttactactacaattgtggatactggaacatctctgccaccgtgtCGGGTATATGAACTACGGCATGACCAGTTTGGATTGcatcaaagaatttgaaagccgagtgGTGGGGGTTGAATTTCCAGAGGGTACCAAAGCTTGGTTTGCACACTTGAGTTCTTTAACTTCGGATAAAATTGAGTGGACGTTCGGATGGCTCCCTGCCACCGAAGTCGTATACATGTCAGCTAAATTGTGCTACTTTCTCCTAatgggcatccggagcatccagCCATATACTCCTCACAGGGTTTTGCGCCAACTGGTAAGATTTCAAACCGTCCcccatgatgaagatttgagtgtacatgtCGTCGAATTGGGCCCAAAGGCTGTATTTCCAGAAGGAAGAGTTCGCCAAGTTTGGAATGAGTGCAGATTTCTCGAACCCAAGACTATGGTGCGGGATCTAGCTAGAGGTGAGGTGGAACCCAATTATATGGTTTGGTTTGGCAAAAGGTTTCAAATTcctcgagagcccgagagacctgctaagagaccccatgtccaataa